From a single Canis aureus isolate CA01 chromosome 5, VMU_Caureus_v.1.0, whole genome shotgun sequence genomic region:
- the SELENON gene encoding selenoprotein N isoform X2: protein MESFPPKQESALKALGTEGLFLFSSLDTDRDMYISPEEFKPIAEKLTGSTPAASYEEEELPLDPSEETLTIEARFQPLIPESMTKSKDGFLGVSRLALSGLRNWTTAAVPSAVFAARHFRPFLPPRGQVALGEPWWIIPSELSVFTGYLSNNRFYPPPPKGKEVIIHRLLSMFHPRPFVKTRFAPQGAVACLTAISDFYYTVMFRIHAEFQLSEPPDFPFWFSPGQFTGHIILSKDATHIRDFRLFVPNHRSLNVDMEWLYGASESSNMEVDIGYIPQMELEATGPSVPSMILDEDGNMIDSRPPSGEPLQFVFEEIKWQQELSWEEAARRLEVAMYPFKKVTYLPFTEAFDQAKAKNKLVHSILLWGALDDQSCUGSGRTLRETVLESSPILALLNESFISTWSLVRELEDLQNSQENPAHKKLAGLHLEKYSFPVEMMICLPNGTVVHHINANYFLDITSMKPEDVENNVFSFSSTFEDPSTATYMQFLKEGLRRGLPLLQD, encoded by the exons ATGGAGTCCTTTCCTCCCAAGCAGGAGTCAGCGCTGAAGGCCCTGGGGACAGAaggcctctttctcttttcctccttggaCACAGACCGGGATATGTACATCAGCCCCGAGGAGTTCAAGCCCATTGCTGAGAAGCTGACAG GGTCAACTCCTGCGGCCAGCTATGAAGAGGAGGAGCTGCCCCTTGACCCCAGTGAGGAGACGCTCACCATAGAAGCCCGATTCCAGCCTCTGATCCCAGAGTCTATGACCAAGAGCAAAGATGGGTTCCTGGGG GTCTCCCGCCTGGCCCTGTCCGGCCTCCGCAACTGGACCACCGCAGCCGTGCCAAGCGCAGTGTTTGCTGCCCGCCACTTCCGGCCCTTCCTCCCGCCGCGGGGCCAAGTGGCGCTGGGAGAGCCCTGGTGGATCATCCCCAGCGAACTGAGCGTCTTCACCGGCTATTTGTCCAACAACCGCTTCTACCCGCCACCGCCCAAGGGCAAAGAG GTCATCATCCACCGGCTCCTGAGCATGTTCCACCCTCGGCCCTTCGTGAAGACCCGCTTTGCCCCTCAGGGGGCCGTTGCCTGCCTGACGGCCATCAGCGACTTCTACTACACTGTGATGTTCCG GATCCATGCCGAGTTCCAGCTGAGCGAGCCGCCTGACTTCCCCTTCTGGTTCTCACCTGGCCAGTTCACCGGCCACATCATCCTCTCCAAAGACGCCACTCACATCCGAGACTTCCGGCTCTTCGTGCCCAACCACAG GTCTCTGAATGTGGACATGGAGTGGCTGTACGGGGCCAGCGAGAGCAGCAACATGGAGGTGGACATTGGCTACATCCCCCAG ATGGAGCTGGAGGCCACAGGCCCGTCGGTGCCCTCCATGATCCTGGATGAGGACGGCAACATGATCGACAGCCGCCCACCCTCGGGGGAGCCCCTCCAGTTTGTGTTTGAGGAGATCAAGTGGCAGCAGGAGCTGAGCTGGGAGGAGGCTGCCCGGCGCCTGGAGGTGGCCATGTACCCCTTCAAGAAG GTCACCTATCTGCCATTCACCGAGGCCTTCGACCAAGCCAAGGCCAAGAACAAGCTGGTGCACTCAATTCTGCTGTGGGGGGCCCTGGATGACCAGTCCTGCTGAG GTTCAGGGCGGACTCTCCGGGAGACCGTCCTGGAAAGTTCGCCCATCCTCGCCCTCCTCAACGAGAGCTTCATCAGCACTTGGTCCCTGGTGAGGGAGCTAGAAGACCTGCAG AACAGCCAGGAGAACCCAGCCCACAAGAAGCTAGCTGGCCTGCACCTGGAGAAGTACAGCTTCCCCGTGGAGATGATGATTTGTCTGCCCAACGGCACTGTG GTCCACCACATCAACGCCAACTACTTCTTGGATATCACCTCCATGAAGCCCGAGGATGTTGAGAACAACGTCTTCAGCTTCTCGTCCACCTTCGAAGACCCGTCCACGGCCACCTACATGCAGTTCCTGAAGGAGGGCCTTCGGCGtggcctgcccctcctccaggacTAG
- the SELENON gene encoding selenoprotein N isoform X1 → MLTSRDCSRTNKSIKHPTRGPGHGGARHLLSPSNTSDRRCTRARVGGDLPGGAAAPWGPGLRSSAPSWQRQGRPQLPGTFRRWRRPRGNQGLRTQEPKESALKALGTEGLFLFSSLDTDRDMYISPEEFKPIAEKLTGSTPAASYEEEELPLDPSEETLTIEARFQPLIPESMTKSKDGFLGVSRLALSGLRNWTTAAVPSAVFAARHFRPFLPPRGQVALGEPWWIIPSELSVFTGYLSNNRFYPPPPKGKEVIIHRLLSMFHPRPFVKTRFAPQGAVACLTAISDFYYTVMFRIHAEFQLSEPPDFPFWFSPGQFTGHIILSKDATHIRDFRLFVPNHRSLNVDMEWLYGASESSNMEVDIGYIPQMELEATGPSVPSMILDEDGNMIDSRPPSGEPLQFVFEEIKWQQELSWEEAARRLEVAMYPFKKVTYLPFTEAFDQAKAKNKLVHSILLWGALDDQSCUGSGRTLRETVLESSPILALLNESFISTWSLVRELEDLQNSQENPAHKKLAGLHLEKYSFPVEMMICLPNGTVVHHINANYFLDITSMKPEDVENNVFSFSSTFEDPSTATYMQFLKEGLRRGLPLLQD, encoded by the exons ATGCTCACCTCACGGGATTGCTCGAGAACAAATAAGAGCATAAAGCACCCAACACGGGGTCCAGGCCATGGTGGTGCCCGACACCTGCTGAGCCCCTCCAACACCTCGGACCGCAGGTGCACACGGGCCAGGGTTGGCGGTGACCTCCCCGGAGGGGCGGCTGCTCCCTGGGGGCCGGGGCTGCGCTCTAGTGCCCCCTCCTGGCAGAGGCAGGGCCGCCCCCAGCTCCCGGGGACCTTCAGACGATGGAGGCGGCCCCGGGGGAACCAAGGCCTCCGGACGCAGGAACCAAAG GAGTCAGCGCTGAAGGCCCTGGGGACAGAaggcctctttctcttttcctccttggaCACAGACCGGGATATGTACATCAGCCCCGAGGAGTTCAAGCCCATTGCTGAGAAGCTGACAG GGTCAACTCCTGCGGCCAGCTATGAAGAGGAGGAGCTGCCCCTTGACCCCAGTGAGGAGACGCTCACCATAGAAGCCCGATTCCAGCCTCTGATCCCAGAGTCTATGACCAAGAGCAAAGATGGGTTCCTGGGG GTCTCCCGCCTGGCCCTGTCCGGCCTCCGCAACTGGACCACCGCAGCCGTGCCAAGCGCAGTGTTTGCTGCCCGCCACTTCCGGCCCTTCCTCCCGCCGCGGGGCCAAGTGGCGCTGGGAGAGCCCTGGTGGATCATCCCCAGCGAACTGAGCGTCTTCACCGGCTATTTGTCCAACAACCGCTTCTACCCGCCACCGCCCAAGGGCAAAGAG GTCATCATCCACCGGCTCCTGAGCATGTTCCACCCTCGGCCCTTCGTGAAGACCCGCTTTGCCCCTCAGGGGGCCGTTGCCTGCCTGACGGCCATCAGCGACTTCTACTACACTGTGATGTTCCG GATCCATGCCGAGTTCCAGCTGAGCGAGCCGCCTGACTTCCCCTTCTGGTTCTCACCTGGCCAGTTCACCGGCCACATCATCCTCTCCAAAGACGCCACTCACATCCGAGACTTCCGGCTCTTCGTGCCCAACCACAG GTCTCTGAATGTGGACATGGAGTGGCTGTACGGGGCCAGCGAGAGCAGCAACATGGAGGTGGACATTGGCTACATCCCCCAG ATGGAGCTGGAGGCCACAGGCCCGTCGGTGCCCTCCATGATCCTGGATGAGGACGGCAACATGATCGACAGCCGCCCACCCTCGGGGGAGCCCCTCCAGTTTGTGTTTGAGGAGATCAAGTGGCAGCAGGAGCTGAGCTGGGAGGAGGCTGCCCGGCGCCTGGAGGTGGCCATGTACCCCTTCAAGAAG GTCACCTATCTGCCATTCACCGAGGCCTTCGACCAAGCCAAGGCCAAGAACAAGCTGGTGCACTCAATTCTGCTGTGGGGGGCCCTGGATGACCAGTCCTGCTGAG GTTCAGGGCGGACTCTCCGGGAGACCGTCCTGGAAAGTTCGCCCATCCTCGCCCTCCTCAACGAGAGCTTCATCAGCACTTGGTCCCTGGTGAGGGAGCTAGAAGACCTGCAG AACAGCCAGGAGAACCCAGCCCACAAGAAGCTAGCTGGCCTGCACCTGGAGAAGTACAGCTTCCCCGTGGAGATGATGATTTGTCTGCCCAACGGCACTGTG GTCCACCACATCAACGCCAACTACTTCTTGGATATCACCTCCATGAAGCCCGAGGATGTTGAGAACAACGTCTTCAGCTTCTCGTCCACCTTCGAAGACCCGTCCACGGCCACCTACATGCAGTTCCTGAAGGAGGGCCTTCGGCGtggcctgcccctcctccaggacTAG